In Paenibacillus sp. FSL R7-0345, a single window of DNA contains:
- a CDS encoding phosphotransferase, protein MFNHLSIAQEALSNYAITCKSVDFIAQSGNTIYKVTDQDNNSYSLRLHLSKGDTLESFWSKPEVIRSEMVWLQALALETDVTVPAPFKNIRGEFITNVDDINCTLLRWVEGEQKPFIPTVEDAAAIGEMTGKLHRQASNWSIPGVFERPSFDSSRILQSLDKLGERSDAGMLNADDTALLQQAGQRVITMMNAMERTPGNWGMIHADLIPNNLVFLGKEVRPIDFGACGFGYYLVDLGWTFSYIHPAFREQLLQSYAEYYPLPDNYVELLEDFFIAAQLETMNFWLGLPDWQEWLPDHIGKLAGREVSAYMNGQSFLFSGKPYWE, encoded by the coding sequence TTGTTTAATCATTTGAGTATTGCACAGGAAGCTTTAAGTAACTACGCAATAACTTGCAAGTCGGTTGATTTTATCGCACAAAGCGGAAATACGATCTATAAGGTCACTGACCAGGACAACAACAGCTATAGCCTCCGCCTGCACTTATCCAAAGGTGATACTCTTGAAAGCTTTTGGAGTAAGCCGGAAGTGATCCGTTCTGAAATGGTCTGGCTTCAAGCCTTGGCCTTGGAAACAGATGTAACTGTGCCGGCACCTTTTAAGAATATCCGCGGGGAATTCATCACGAACGTAGATGATATTAATTGTACTTTACTAAGATGGGTGGAAGGTGAGCAGAAGCCTTTTATTCCTACAGTAGAGGACGCGGCGGCTATAGGAGAAATGACCGGCAAACTACATCGGCAAGCCTCGAATTGGAGCATCCCAGGTGTATTTGAACGCCCTTCCTTTGACAGCTCCCGGATCCTGCAATCCCTGGACAAGCTTGGAGAGCGATCTGATGCAGGCATGCTTAACGCAGATGATACAGCGCTACTTCAGCAAGCCGGTCAGCGAGTCATCACAATGATGAACGCTATGGAAAGAACTCCCGGTAATTGGGGAATGATTCATGCGGATTTAATTCCGAATAATCTAGTCTTTCTCGGAAAAGAAGTACGGCCGATCGATTTTGGCGCTTGCGGGTTTGGCTACTATTTAGTTGATCTTGGCTGGACGTTTTCCTACATCCATCCTGCATTTAGAGAACAGCTGCTTCAATCGTATGCGGAGTATTATCCGTTACCGGATAACTATGTTGAGTTGTTGGAGGACTTTTTTATTGCAGCGCAGCTTGAAACGATGAATTTCTGGCTGGGTCTGCCTGACTGGCAGGAATGGCTGCCTGATCATATTGGTAAATTAGCGGGCAGGGAGGTTAGTGCGTATATGAACGGTCAATCGTTCCTCTTTAGCGGGAAACCTTACTGGGAATAG
- a CDS encoding sugar O-acetyltransferase — protein sequence MNLNELLDHLNQGRTITGGSEAHLFMVQISNEAMRLTMELNNAYHTPEQVRAVMEQITGKTIDESFSMFPPFNTDFGKNITIGKNVFINSGCKFQDQGGITIGDGALIGHNTVLATLNHAMAPEQRSDLHPAPISIGNNVWIGSGATVLPGVTIGDGAIIAAGAVVNKDVEANTIVGGVPAKFIKKVG from the coding sequence ATGAACTTAAACGAACTGTTAGATCATCTGAATCAGGGACGGACAATCACCGGAGGCTCGGAAGCGCACCTTTTTATGGTTCAGATAAGTAATGAGGCCATGCGCCTTACTATGGAACTGAACAACGCTTATCATACACCAGAGCAAGTCCGTGCTGTGATGGAACAGATTACCGGCAAGACAATAGATGAATCCTTCTCTATGTTTCCGCCTTTTAACACGGATTTTGGGAAAAACATTACTATAGGCAAAAATGTATTCATCAACTCAGGCTGCAAGTTTCAGGATCAGGGAGGAATAACGATCGGGGACGGTGCGTTAATTGGTCATAATACAGTGCTTGCTACCCTCAATCACGCCATGGCACCAGAGCAGCGCAGTGATCTTCACCCGGCCCCCATCTCAATAGGGAACAATGTATGGATAGGCTCGGGTGCAACGGTTCTGCCCGGTGTAACCATTGGGGATGGTGCCATTATTGCCGCTGGTGCAGTAGTGAATAAGGATGTCGAGGCGAATACTATTGTGGGCGGCGTTCCTGCTAAATTTATTAAAAAGGTTGGATGA
- a CDS encoding NAD(P)H-dependent oxidoreductase — protein MKTLVILAHPDLERSRVNLRWKEELLQYPNDVTLHELYKEYPDWSIDVPAEQQRLEAYDHIVFQFPLYWYSYPPLLKKWFDDVFTHGWAYGSKGDRLIGKKLGLAMSIGDKQENYLPEGSVSFTVDQVTTPFKASVKHVGAVALPYFAVYGASFQASDEEIDQSARDYISYINRYSRQ, from the coding sequence ATGAAGACACTGGTGATTCTGGCACATCCCGATCTGGAGCGTTCAAGAGTAAACTTACGATGGAAAGAAGAGCTGCTGCAATATCCGAACGATGTTACCCTTCATGAGCTTTACAAAGAGTATCCTGACTGGAGCATTGATGTTCCAGCCGAGCAACAACGATTAGAGGCATATGACCATATTGTCTTTCAATTCCCGTTATATTGGTATAGCTATCCGCCTTTATTGAAGAAATGGTTTGATGATGTCTTCACTCACGGATGGGCATACGGATCAAAGGGAGACCGCTTAATAGGAAAAAAGCTGGGACTCGCCATGTCCATCGGGGATAAGCAGGAAAATTATCTGCCTGAGGGCTCCGTTTCTTTTACCGTAGATCAGGTGACAACGCCTTTCAAAGCCAGTGTAAAACATGTAGGCGCAGTTGCATTACCCTATTTCGCTGTCTACGGAGCTTCCTTTCAGGCCAGCGATGAGGAAATCGATCAAAGTGCAAGGGATTATATCAGCTATATTAATAGGTATAGCAGGCAGTGA
- a CDS encoding LysR family transcriptional regulator: protein MEFRVLRYFLAVVREESITGAAKALNVSQPTLSKQLMELEETLGKQLFIRGNRRIALTEEGMLLRKRAQEIMELVDKTEAEIGGADEVISGELYIGGGETAAMRYIARSVRKLQQEHPHIQYHLYSGNAEDVMERLDKGLLDFGVIIGAAQIQNYDYLRLPATDTWGLLMKKDSPLASLDCIRPEHLLGLPLLCSRQALAGNELSGWLREGSEHQNIVATYNLIYNAALMVEEGIGYALCLDKLVNTSNVSGLCFKPLEPRLEAPLYIVWKKYQVFSKAAEKFLMELQEAINTPSDI, encoded by the coding sequence ATGGAATTTCGGGTTCTGCGTTATTTTTTGGCAGTAGTAAGAGAAGAAAGCATTACAGGAGCAGCAAAAGCGCTCAATGTCTCACAGCCCACTCTTTCAAAGCAGCTGATGGAATTAGAGGAAACACTGGGTAAACAGCTGTTTATCCGGGGAAACCGGAGAATTGCACTCACAGAAGAAGGAATGCTGCTTCGTAAACGGGCGCAGGAAATTATGGAGCTGGTGGATAAAACGGAAGCAGAAATCGGCGGCGCGGATGAGGTAATCAGCGGGGAACTTTATATCGGGGGCGGTGAAACAGCTGCTATGCGCTATATAGCCAGGTCGGTAAGGAAGCTGCAGCAGGAGCACCCGCATATCCAATACCACCTTTATAGCGGTAACGCCGAGGATGTAATGGAGCGTTTGGATAAGGGGCTGCTGGACTTTGGAGTGATTATCGGGGCAGCCCAAATCCAGAATTATGACTATTTACGCCTGCCGGCAACAGATACTTGGGGCTTACTTATGAAAAAGGACAGTCCGTTAGCATCTCTAGACTGTATTCGGCCAGAGCATTTACTCGGCCTCCCCCTGCTCTGCTCCAGACAGGCTCTTGCCGGAAACGAGTTATCCGGATGGCTCCGGGAGGGTTCTGAGCATCAGAACATCGTTGCCACCTATAATCTGATTTATAACGCCGCTCTCATGGTGGAGGAAGGGATCGGGTACGCGCTATGTTTAGATAAACTGGTGAATACCAGTAACGTTTCCGGTCTTTGCTTCAAGCCTCTGGAGCCGCGGTTAGAGGCGCCTTTATATATTGTCTGGAAGAAGTATCAGGTGTTTTCGAAAGCGGCAGAAAAGTTTCTTATGGAGCTGCAGGAAGCTATCAACACCCCATCTGATATCTAG
- a CDS encoding helix-turn-helix domain-containing protein has protein sequence MKQYHLGIEATLEIIGGKWKALIICLLMSGTKRTSELQHSISGISQKVLIQQLRELERDGLVKRLVYQQMPPKVEYSLTEYGVTANRIIDVMCSWGRENIQIRQERGEAIILLEEQPPEVSN, from the coding sequence ATGAAGCAATATCATCTGGGCATAGAGGCGACTCTGGAAATTATCGGCGGCAAATGGAAAGCGTTAATCATATGCTTACTGATGTCCGGCACTAAGAGAACCAGCGAGCTACAGCACAGTATTTCCGGTATTTCGCAAAAGGTACTGATCCAGCAGCTTCGTGAGCTTGAAAGGGACGGGCTGGTTAAACGGCTTGTCTATCAGCAGATGCCGCCAAAAGTCGAATATAGCCTGACGGAATATGGAGTTACAGCCAATAGAATCATTGACGTGATGTGCTCCTGGGGCAGAGAGAATATTCAGATTAGACAGGAACGGGGAGAAGCTATTATTTTGCTCGAGGAGCAGCCGCCGGAGGTTAGCAATTGA